In Thunnus maccoyii chromosome 3, fThuMac1.1, whole genome shotgun sequence, the following proteins share a genomic window:
- the gcnt7 gene encoding beta-1,3-galactosyl-O-glycosyl-glycoprotein beta-1,6-N-acetylglucosaminyltransferase 7 isoform X2, which produces MRQLEGAKCSFLLCLGMSIMVFSVFYLMTRMPTEPKPLEPPTHRPSYNECKAVLPDTEEGIEWHSFKAQSYILNSHLQCSNLTRDLNFITRPLSLEEENYPLAFIVTVHKELELFVRLLRAIYMPQNVYCIHVDAKAPSEYQAAVRKLVSCFENTFLSSRSETVAYAGFSRLQADLNCMKDLAKSQIGWRKVVNLCGQDFPVKSNLELVQYMQSKEWKDRNMTPGIKQPVSMRYRTHFQHKEIIGSHVVAKGKGLKKGPPPHHLEVYFGTAYYALTRAFVDFVLKSPIAHDLLEWSKDTFSPDEHYWVTLNHIKEAPGSNIDGGWAGSIRAIKWKDQEGKAHDGCKGRYVRNICVYGMEDLPWIINKKSMFANKFESKTFPKALDCLEQWHRNKVLMQATVPIEPSWRLASLKQLKQQQLLQEKC; this is translated from the exons ATGCGCCAGCTTGAAGGGGCAAAATGCAGCTTCCTGTTGTGCCTGGGGATGAGTATTATGGTCTTCTCAGTTTTTTACTTGATGACCAGAATGCCGACAGAGCCCAAGCCCTTAGAGCCGCCAACTCACAGGCCCTCTTACAATGAATGTAAAGCTGTTCTCCCCGACACTGAAGAAGGAATAGAATGGCACAGCTTCAAG GCACAAAGCTATATTCTGAATAGCCATCTGCAGTGCTCCAATTTGACCAGAGACCTTAACTTTATCACAAGACCACTAAGCCTCGAGGAGGAGAACTATCCTTTAGCATTTATTGTGACTGTTCACAAGGAGCTGGAGCTTTTCGTGCGCCTATTGCGGGCCATTTACATGCCCCAAAATGTCTACTGCATTCATGTGGACGCTAAGGCTCCTTCGGAGTACCAAGCGGCCGTACGGAAGCTTGTCAGCTGCTTTGAAAATACTTTCCTCTCCAGCCGCAGCGAGACTGTGGCCTACGCTGGGTTTTCCCGTCTGCAGGCAGATCTGAACTGCATGAAGGATTTAGCAAAGTCCCAGATAGGCTGGAGAAAGGTGGTGAATCTGTGTGGACAGGACTTCCCTGTCAAGAGTAACCTGGAACTGGTGCAGTACATGCAAAGCAAAGAGTGGAAGGATAGAAACATGACCCCTGGGATCAAGCAACCAGTGTCTATGAGGTACAGGACACATTTCCAGCACAAGGAGATCATTGGGTCTCATGTAGTTGCGAAAGGGAAGGGACTGAAGAAAGGTCCTCCTCCACACCATCTGGAGGTGTACTTTGGAACAGCCTACTACGCTCTCACGAGGGCCTTTGTAGACTTTGTTCTGAAAAGCCCAATAGCCCACGACCTCTTGGAGTGGTCCAAAGACACGTTCAGCCCAGACGAGCACTACTGGGTGACACTCAACCACATCAAAG AAGCTCCTGGCAGCAACATAGATGGAGGTTGGGCAGGATCCATCAGGGCAATCAAGTGGAAGGATCAAGAAGGAAAGGCACACGATGGTTGCAAAG GGCGTTATGTACGAAACATTTGTGTCTACGGAATGGAAGACCTGCCATGGATCATTAACAAGAAGAGCATGTTTGCCAATAAGTTTGAGAGTAAGACTTTTCCTAAGGCGCTGGACTGTCTAGAGCAGTGGCACAGGAACAAGGTGCTCATGCAGGCAACTGTTCCCATAGAGCCGTCATGGCGCCTGGCCAGCTTAAAGCAactaaagcagcagcagctacttCAAGAGAAGTGCTAG
- the gcnt7 gene encoding beta-1,3-galactosyl-O-glycosyl-glycoprotein beta-1,6-N-acetylglucosaminyltransferase 7 isoform X1, protein MVCCFWCEFSLEGVNRKLLLLLSSKEFHLWWCCLNTEKAIMRQLEGAKCSFLLCLGMSIMVFSVFYLMTRMPTEPKPLEPPTHRPSYNECKAVLPDTEEGIEWHSFKAQSYILNSHLQCSNLTRDLNFITRPLSLEEENYPLAFIVTVHKELELFVRLLRAIYMPQNVYCIHVDAKAPSEYQAAVRKLVSCFENTFLSSRSETVAYAGFSRLQADLNCMKDLAKSQIGWRKVVNLCGQDFPVKSNLELVQYMQSKEWKDRNMTPGIKQPVSMRYRTHFQHKEIIGSHVVAKGKGLKKGPPPHHLEVYFGTAYYALTRAFVDFVLKSPIAHDLLEWSKDTFSPDEHYWVTLNHIKEAPGSNIDGGWAGSIRAIKWKDQEGKAHDGCKGRYVRNICVYGMEDLPWIINKKSMFANKFESKTFPKALDCLEQWHRNKVLMQATVPIEPSWRLASLKQLKQQQLLQEKC, encoded by the exons GAGTTTCATCTGTGGTGGTGCTGTCTGAATACAGAGAAGGCTATTATGCGCCAGCTTGAAGGGGCAAAATGCAGCTTCCTGTTGTGCCTGGGGATGAGTATTATGGTCTTCTCAGTTTTTTACTTGATGACCAGAATGCCGACAGAGCCCAAGCCCTTAGAGCCGCCAACTCACAGGCCCTCTTACAATGAATGTAAAGCTGTTCTCCCCGACACTGAAGAAGGAATAGAATGGCACAGCTTCAAG GCACAAAGCTATATTCTGAATAGCCATCTGCAGTGCTCCAATTTGACCAGAGACCTTAACTTTATCACAAGACCACTAAGCCTCGAGGAGGAGAACTATCCTTTAGCATTTATTGTGACTGTTCACAAGGAGCTGGAGCTTTTCGTGCGCCTATTGCGGGCCATTTACATGCCCCAAAATGTCTACTGCATTCATGTGGACGCTAAGGCTCCTTCGGAGTACCAAGCGGCCGTACGGAAGCTTGTCAGCTGCTTTGAAAATACTTTCCTCTCCAGCCGCAGCGAGACTGTGGCCTACGCTGGGTTTTCCCGTCTGCAGGCAGATCTGAACTGCATGAAGGATTTAGCAAAGTCCCAGATAGGCTGGAGAAAGGTGGTGAATCTGTGTGGACAGGACTTCCCTGTCAAGAGTAACCTGGAACTGGTGCAGTACATGCAAAGCAAAGAGTGGAAGGATAGAAACATGACCCCTGGGATCAAGCAACCAGTGTCTATGAGGTACAGGACACATTTCCAGCACAAGGAGATCATTGGGTCTCATGTAGTTGCGAAAGGGAAGGGACTGAAGAAAGGTCCTCCTCCACACCATCTGGAGGTGTACTTTGGAACAGCCTACTACGCTCTCACGAGGGCCTTTGTAGACTTTGTTCTGAAAAGCCCAATAGCCCACGACCTCTTGGAGTGGTCCAAAGACACGTTCAGCCCAGACGAGCACTACTGGGTGACACTCAACCACATCAAAG AAGCTCCTGGCAGCAACATAGATGGAGGTTGGGCAGGATCCATCAGGGCAATCAAGTGGAAGGATCAAGAAGGAAAGGCACACGATGGTTGCAAAG GGCGTTATGTACGAAACATTTGTGTCTACGGAATGGAAGACCTGCCATGGATCATTAACAAGAAGAGCATGTTTGCCAATAAGTTTGAGAGTAAGACTTTTCCTAAGGCGCTGGACTGTCTAGAGCAGTGGCACAGGAACAAGGTGCTCATGCAGGCAACTGTTCCCATAGAGCCGTCATGGCGCCTGGCCAGCTTAAAGCAactaaagcagcagcagctacttCAAGAGAAGTGCTAG